One window of the Thermasporomyces composti genome contains the following:
- a CDS encoding CG0192-related protein — protein MAHIHKATLRPTKIDLLRAWLPTRPWFDADGELQRVGAYRFDDPAGQVGIEASLVRSGDGTVFHVPLTYRDAPLPGAEAFLVGTAEHSVLGQRWVYDGCGDPVAMTAFATAILTGGTQAQEYVDVGGRLEPLPPTVTVAGSGNRPEPSTEIHAVRCHDEGPTTVVRAAGIEVVVARVVGTEISVDETLAGRWDDGESVVLAGLRLV, from the coding sequence ATGGCGCACATCCACAAGGCGACGCTGCGTCCCACGAAGATCGACCTCCTGCGTGCTTGGCTGCCGACCCGCCCGTGGTTCGACGCGGACGGTGAGCTTCAGCGGGTCGGCGCGTACCGGTTCGACGATCCGGCCGGCCAGGTGGGCATCGAGGCGTCGCTCGTTCGGTCCGGTGACGGAACGGTGTTCCACGTGCCGCTGACCTACCGGGACGCGCCGCTGCCTGGGGCCGAGGCGTTCCTGGTCGGGACGGCTGAGCATTCGGTGCTCGGCCAGCGGTGGGTGTACGACGGGTGTGGTGACCCGGTCGCGATGACAGCGTTCGCGACAGCCATTCTGACCGGGGGCACTCAGGCCCAGGAGTACGTCGACGTCGGGGGGCGGCTGGAGCCGCTGCCACCGACGGTGACGGTGGCGGGCAGCGGCAACCGCCCCGAACCCTCGACGGAGATTCACGCCGTCCGATGCCACGACGAGGGGCCGACCACGGTCGTGCGGGCGGCCGGGATCGAGGTGGTCGTCGCCCGAGTGGTCGGCACTGAGATCTCTGTCGACGAGACCTTGGCGGGACGCTGGGACGACGGCGAGTCCGTCGTCCTCGCCGGGCTGCGACTGGTCTGA
- a CDS encoding NUDIX hydrolase — MPPPRRIDYHDDPNAPRANSLVPSVNVVVENDDGRILLLRRTDNDNWALPGGAIDLGESLVQAAVRETKEETGIDCEITGLVGIYTDPRHIILYTSNGEARQEFSIVLTARPRGGQPTSSPESRDVRWVDREEVLDYPMDRAMRRRIEHYLSGATEPYLE; from the coding sequence ATGCCTCCGCCGCGCAGGATCGACTACCACGACGACCCGAACGCCCCGCGCGCGAACTCGCTCGTCCCGTCGGTCAACGTGGTCGTCGAGAACGACGACGGGCGCATCCTGCTCCTCCGGAGGACGGACAACGACAACTGGGCATTGCCAGGTGGCGCCATCGACCTCGGCGAGTCCCTCGTCCAGGCGGCCGTTCGCGAGACCAAGGAGGAGACCGGGATCGACTGCGAGATCACCGGTCTGGTGGGCATCTACACCGACCCTCGCCACATCATCCTCTACACGAGCAATGGCGAGGCCCGACAGGAGTTCTCAATCGTGCTCACCGCACGGCCACGCGGCGGCCAGCCCACGTCCAGCCCGGAGAGCCGCGACGTCCGGTGGGTGGATCGAGAGGAGGTGCTCGACTATCCCATGGATCGCGCCATGCGCCGCCGCATCGAGCACTACCTGAGCGGAGCCACCGAGCCCTACCTCGAGTGA
- a CDS encoding HAD family hydrolase produces the protein MRRLIDVVARTGPVLLDFDGPVCGLFAGGRVATVAARLRDVLAAHGVDLGTIWNNDQDLLNLLQRFQRFAPDLLPVVENALVHEEVTAAKVAPPTTHAHEAIRACHANGRPIVIVSNNAPQAVRAYLDQHELSHLIRGVVGRAHARPDLMKPHPDPVRRALAMLGARPDECVLVGDSDTDMQVARATGVHPVGFANRPGKRTQLERAGAEVVIDSMAAFAAAVSTSAGS, from the coding sequence GTGCGGCGACTCATCGACGTGGTGGCCCGGACGGGGCCGGTCCTGTTGGACTTCGACGGTCCCGTGTGCGGCCTGTTCGCGGGCGGTCGGGTCGCCACCGTCGCGGCACGGCTCCGCGACGTGCTCGCCGCCCACGGCGTCGACCTCGGGACGATCTGGAACAACGATCAGGACCTGCTCAACCTCCTTCAGCGCTTTCAACGCTTCGCTCCGGATCTCCTGCCCGTGGTCGAGAACGCTCTCGTCCACGAGGAGGTCACCGCGGCGAAGGTCGCGCCACCGACCACGCACGCCCACGAGGCCATCCGTGCCTGCCACGCGAACGGGCGGCCGATCGTCATCGTCAGCAACAACGCGCCCCAGGCGGTTCGCGCCTACCTTGACCAGCACGAGCTCAGCCACCTGATCCGCGGTGTCGTCGGCCGTGCTCATGCCCGGCCGGACCTCATGAAGCCGCACCCGGACCCGGTGCGCCGTGCGCTCGCGATGCTTGGCGCTCGACCCGACGAGTGTGTCTTGGTCGGTGACTCCGACACCGATATGCAGGTCGCTCGGGCGACCGGCGTTCACCCGGTCGGCTTCGCGAACCGACCAGGGAAGCGGACACAGCTCGAACGCGCTGGAGCAGAAGTGGTCATCGACAGCATGGCAGCTTTCGCGGCCGCGGTCTCCACGTCCGCGGGCTCCTGA